A single region of the Sphingobium sp. TKS genome encodes:
- a CDS encoding beta strand repeat-containing protein has protein sequence MSDTALKIGDTSTVTVAFSEAVTGFDNSDVTVEHGTLSTFTSLDGKVWTATFTPTANIEDSSNVVTVGSGYTDLAGNAGSGGTSANYAIDTKAPTLSITDDEAAAVANNAGGAVVFTFTFSENVTGFTASDITVTGGTAGTFTAVNGHSYTLSVMPNADSQSGTIAVSVADGAATDLAGNAVTGASASQNYDTLNPTVTVGFAGTALSDGTASSQVNFVFSEAPVGFAQGDISASHGAISNLVMDDATHYHATFTADDGFSGTGSVTVDAARFTDAALNDNAAATPATIDIDTLNPTLVSVTMSDTALKIGDTSTVTVAFSEAVTGFDNSDVTVEHGTLSTFTSLDGKVWTATFTPTANIEDSSNVVTVGPNYTDLAGNAGSGGTSANYAIDTKAPTLSITDDEAAAVANNAGGAVVFTFTFSEDVTGFTTDDITVTGGTAGTFTAIDGHSYTLSVTPDANNQAGTIAVSVADGAAVDGAGNPIIGSSASQNYDTLNPTLASVTMSDSALKIGDTSIVTVTFSEAVTGFDNSDVTVEHGTLSTFTSLDGKVWTATFTPTANIEDDSNVVTVGSGYTDLAGNAGTGGTSANYEIDTKAPTLSITDDEAAAVANNAGGAVVFTFTFSENVTGFTASDITVTGGTAGTFTAVNGHSYTLSVTPDANNQAGTIGVSVANGAAMDGAGNPIIGASASQNYDTKNPTVAVNIIDASLDNNDPSSQVTFTFSETPVGFGSGDISAVGGTISNFQSTADPLVYTATYTKTAGFTGTGSVSVGSTLYTDAALNPGAPGSDTVAVSSGDTTSPGITSITGLQGNNNQNSKLIITFNEAMNTSFFDASKIHLAAATGTASIVTGTGAWSSNNTVFTIEVAKTNGANNGTSYTAAIDAGAFKDVAGNLSNAAQASGLKPAGVAGAPINLGLSSPADQAGDVLVTVTHMPDDWALNGGTRNADGSWTVLTADPRALSVTTPSTFAGAMVLDVAMSWTQADGAMATMHIADNVEAYAPGNPIFAWSGDDTLTGSAQADIFVFAQPIGADQVHDFDIGADRIDLIGYAGIGDFSGVLAHLAEDASGNALLTLAEGQTITLQGVTAAALTTANFLFDETPVVSNSGVMTIGNGAMLPLSGTIVNSGVISLESTGDTTLLQLIQYGTTLQGGGHVVLSDDGGNVISGTLPSVTLNNVDNIISGAGEIGAGTLTLINGGSIIADGTHGLVLDTGTNMISNSGIIAATGSGGLTVVSAIDNEGLIQLNSSHAVLVGDVSGSGDVVLSGTATVEFGGHVTSDIVVDAGATGLILFDDSISFSGTIAGLDSDDRVDLSDLAFDAATMLSYAANDTGTGGVLTVTSGADVAHLTLIGSYHAEDFGLWSDGHSGTLISFG, from the coding sequence ATGAGCGACACGGCCCTGAAGATTGGGGACACGTCGACGGTGACGGTCGCCTTCTCCGAAGCGGTGACGGGCTTCGACAACAGCGATGTGACGGTGGAGCATGGGACGCTCTCGACCTTCACCAGCCTGGACGGCAAGGTCTGGACCGCGACCTTCACGCCGACCGCGAATATCGAGGACAGCTCGAATGTCGTGACGGTGGGGTCGGGCTATACCGACCTGGCGGGCAATGCGGGCAGCGGCGGGACGAGCGCCAATTATGCGATCGACACCAAGGCGCCAACCCTGTCGATCACCGATGATGAAGCCGCGGCGGTCGCCAACAATGCTGGCGGCGCGGTGGTGTTCACTTTCACCTTCAGCGAGAATGTGACGGGCTTTACCGCCAGCGACATCACCGTCACCGGCGGGACGGCGGGCACGTTCACGGCGGTCAATGGCCACAGCTACACGCTGTCGGTCATGCCGAACGCCGACAGCCAGTCGGGGACGATCGCCGTCTCCGTGGCCGATGGGGCTGCCACCGATCTTGCCGGCAACGCGGTCACCGGCGCCAGCGCCAGCCAGAATTATGATACGCTCAACCCCACCGTGACCGTCGGCTTTGCCGGGACGGCGCTCAGCGACGGCACCGCCAGTTCGCAGGTGAACTTCGTCTTCAGCGAGGCGCCGGTCGGCTTTGCCCAGGGTGACATCAGCGCGAGCCACGGCGCCATCAGCAATCTGGTGATGGACGACGCCACCCATTATCACGCCACCTTCACCGCCGATGACGGCTTTAGCGGCACGGGCTCGGTGACGGTCGACGCGGCCAGGTTCACCGATGCGGCGCTCAACGACAATGCGGCGGCCACCCCCGCGACGATCGATATCGACACGCTCAATCCCACTCTTGTGTCGGTGACGATGAGCGACACGGCCCTGAAGATTGGGGACACGTCGACGGTGACGGTCGCCTTCTCCGAAGCGGTGACCGGGTTCGACAACAGCGACGTGACGGTGGAGCATGGGACGCTCTCGACCTTCACCAGCCTGGACGGCAAGGTCTGGACCGCGACCTTCACGCCGACCGCGAATATCGAGGACAGCTCGAATGTCGTGACGGTGGGGCCGAACTATACCGACCTGGCGGGCAATGCGGGCAGCGGCGGGACGAGCGCCAATTATGCGATCGACACCAAGGCGCCAACCCTGTCGATCACCGATGATGAAGCCGCGGCGGTCGCCAACAATGCTGGCGGCGCGGTGGTGTTCACTTTCACCTTCAGCGAGGATGTCACCGGCTTTACCACCGATGACATCACCGTCACCGGCGGGACGGCGGGCACGTTCACGGCGATCGACGGCCACAGCTATACGCTGTCGGTCACGCCGGACGCCAATAACCAGGCAGGAACCATCGCTGTCTCCGTCGCCGACGGCGCTGCCGTGGATGGTGCGGGCAACCCCATCATCGGATCGAGCGCCAGCCAGAATTACGACACCCTCAATCCGACTCTTGCGTCGGTGACGATGAGTGACAGCGCTCTCAAGATTGGCGATACGTCCATTGTGACGGTGACCTTTTCCGAAGCGGTGACCGGGTTCGACAACAGCGACGTGACGGTGGAGCATGGGACGCTCTCGACCTTCACCAGCCTGGACGGCAAGGTCTGGACAGCGACTTTCACGCCGACGGCGAATATCGAGGATGATTCGAACGTCGTGACGGTGGGGTCGGGCTATACCGACCTTGCGGGCAATGCGGGCACCGGCGGGACGAGCGCCAATTACGAGATAGACACCAAGGCGCCGACCCTGTCGATCACCGATGATGAAGCCGCGGCAGTCGCCAACAATGCTGGCGGCGCGGTGGTGTTCACCTTCACCTTCAGCGAGAATGTGACGGGCTTTACCGCCAGCGACATCACCGTCACCGGCGGGACGGCGGGCACGTTCACGGCGGTCAATGGCCACAGCTACACGCTGTCGGTCACGCCGGACGCCAATAACCAGGCAGGAACGATCGGCGTTTCCGTGGCGAACGGCGCCGCGATGGATGGCGCGGGTAACCCCATCATCGGAGCCAGCGCCAGCCAGAATTATGATACGAAGAACCCGACAGTAGCTGTAAACATCATCGATGCTTCTTTGGATAATAACGATCCCAGTTCCCAGGTGACCTTCACATTTTCCGAAACGCCGGTTGGATTTGGATCCGGCGATATAAGTGCGGTCGGCGGCACGATAAGCAACTTCCAGTCTACGGCCGATCCGCTGGTCTATACCGCGACATACACCAAAACTGCCGGCTTTACCGGGACTGGCAGCGTATCGGTGGGTTCGACGCTCTATACGGATGCGGCGCTCAATCCGGGCGCTCCGGGATCGGACACCGTGGCGGTCAGCAGTGGAGATACGACATCACCGGGCATCACTTCTATTACAGGCCTTCAGGGCAATAATAATCAAAACAGCAAGTTGATCATTACGTTCAACGAAGCGATGAACACGTCGTTCTTCGATGCTTCGAAAATTCACCTTGCCGCCGCCACCGGAACCGCCTCAATCGTGACAGGAACCGGGGCATGGTCATCGAACAACACTGTGTTCACGATCGAGGTCGCCAAAACGAATGGCGCCAATAACGGCACATCCTATACTGCAGCCATCGATGCGGGCGCGTTCAAGGATGTCGCAGGCAATTTAAGCAATGCTGCACAGGCAAGCGGCCTGAAACCGGCGGGCGTCGCGGGAGCGCCGATCAACCTTGGCCTCTCCTCTCCGGCCGACCAGGCGGGCGATGTTCTCGTCACCGTCACCCACATGCCCGACGACTGGGCGCTGAACGGCGGCACCCGCAATGCTGACGGCAGCTGGACCGTCCTGACCGCCGATCCGCGCGCACTGTCCGTCACCACGCCTTCCACCTTCGCGGGCGCCATGGTGCTGGATGTCGCGATGAGCTGGACGCAGGCAGACGGGGCCATGGCGACCATGCATATCGCTGACAATGTCGAGGCCTATGCCCCCGGCAACCCGATCTTCGCCTGGTCGGGCGACGACACGCTGACCGGATCGGCGCAAGCGGACATCTTCGTGTTCGCTCAGCCGATCGGCGCCGATCAGGTACATGATTTCGATATCGGAGCCGACCGGATCGATCTGATCGGCTATGCCGGGATCGGTGATTTTTCCGGCGTGCTCGCGCATCTTGCGGAGGACGCATCGGGCAATGCGCTGCTCACCTTGGCGGAAGGGCAGACGATCACGCTTCAGGGCGTGACGGCGGCGGCGCTGACGACGGCAAACTTCCTGTTCGACGAAACGCCTGTGGTCAGCAATTCCGGCGTCATGACTATCGGCAACGGGGCAATGCTTCCCTTGAGCGGCACGATCGTCAACAGCGGCGTGATCAGCCTTGAATCGACGGGCGACACGACATTGCTGCAGCTTATCCAATATGGCACGACGCTTCAGGGCGGCGGCCATGTGGTGCTGAGCGACGATGGCGGCAATGTCATCAGTGGAACGCTGCCGTCCGTCACGCTGAACAATGTGGACAACATCATATCTGGCGCGGGCGAGATCGGCGCGGGCACGCTGACCCTCATCAATGGTGGCTCGATCATCGCCGACGGAACCCATGGGCTTGTGCTCGACACGGGAACCAATATGATCAGCAACAGCGGAATCATCGCAGCCACGGGCAGCGGTGGCCTGACGGTGGTCAGCGCGATCGACAATGAAGGTCTGATCCAGCTCAACTCCAGCCATGCGGTGCTGGTCGGGGATGTAAGCGGTAGCGGCGATGTGGTGCTGTCGGGCACCGCGACGGTCGAATTCGGCGGTCACGTGACATCCGACATCGTGGTCGATGCGGGGGCGACTGGCCTGATCCTGTTCGATGACAGCATCTCTTTCAGCGGGACGATCGCGGGACTGGACAGCGATGATCGCGTCGACCTTTCAGACCTGGCGTTCGATGCGGCGACCATGCTGAGCTATGCTGCCAATGATACAGGGACCGGCGGGGTGCTGACGGTGACCAGCGGAGCCGACGTCGCGCATCTGACGCTGATCGGCAGCTATCATGCCGAAGATTTCGGCCTGTGGTCCGACGGGCATTCGGGAACGCTGATCAGTTTCGGCTGA
- a CDS encoding GNAT family N-acetyltransferase yields MTIVIRPARIADAASIAAIYAYHVLHGTATYETVPPSVADTEAKIRNLAGRGWPFLVAYINAEVVGYCYATQFRDRPAYAFACEDSIYVAHDRLGAGIGRALLRALIDAATISGFRQMVAVVGGAEPASVALHASCGFHQVGRLAAMGWKAGKWLDTVYMQIALGDGSTTPPPSA; encoded by the coding sequence ATGACCATCGTCATTCGTCCGGCCAGGATCGCGGACGCGGCTTCGATCGCCGCGATTTATGCTTATCATGTACTGCATGGCACGGCGACTTATGAGACCGTTCCGCCCTCCGTCGCTGATACCGAGGCGAAAATCAGGAACCTGGCCGGACGCGGCTGGCCCTTTCTGGTCGCCTACATCAATGCGGAGGTCGTTGGCTATTGCTATGCGACGCAGTTTCGGGACCGGCCCGCCTACGCCTTTGCGTGCGAGGACAGCATCTATGTCGCCCATGACCGCCTGGGCGCCGGGATCGGCCGCGCCTTGCTCCGGGCCTTGATCGATGCCGCCACAATTTCCGGCTTTCGCCAGATGGTCGCGGTCGTCGGAGGCGCGGAGCCGGCGTCCGTGGCGCTGCATGCATCCTGCGGCTTCCACCAGGTCGGACGCCTGGCCGCTATGGGCTGGAAAGCCGGAAAATGGCTGGACACCGTCTATATGCAGATCGCGCTGGGCGACGGTTCCACGACGCCTCCCCCTTCCGCCTGA